The following DNA comes from Luteolibacter flavescens.
AGTGTAGCTGCGGGGCTTGCGTTTCACGGATCGTCTATCGGTATGGGACATTCCGCCAAGATCTCCAACCAATCCTGCCCGGTGGTAGACCTGCGAAAAATGATGGCATCCTCTTCCGCATCGTAGCTCACATGAAATTCGTCGCCCGGCCTCGCGGCGGCCTGTGACAGAGGCACCGCAAGCCTGTGCTTCGCATCCATGGTGACGATCACGAAAAAATGATCCAACAGATCGAATCACCGTCAAGCCTGCGAGCTTCCTCGAGATCGCCCGGGCACTGCCAAACCCGTCACCTCATTCGTCTTGTCCGCGAACTCGACGGACTTCCCATCTTCCGACCCAAGTCCGCAGCCACGCTCGCAAACGTGCCGGTCTTGGCTGAAAGCAGCACCCGGCCATCCGGCTCGATCTCGTAAACAAGCCGGACATCGGGACGCAGCCCCAGAGCCTCGATCACCGCTTGCGGGATGGTCGTCTGATTCCTGCTGCGGAGAATGGAAAACGTCACAGGGCAGAATTGCAGCGCTCGATATAGACATCAAGTCGCCAAAACAGTCTCACCCCTCCGTCAGCAGGCTCGCCGCCATCGCGCGGGCCTGCTCTCCGCCGCCGCCGAGCATGCGGACGAGTTCGGTGATGCGGTTCTCGCCGCCGACCGGGTAAAGCCGCGAGCGGGTGCGGCCGCCGGCGACTTCCTTTTCCACCACGTAGTGCCGCGCCGCGAGCGCCGCGACCTGCGGGAAGTGGGTGATGGCCACGACCTGATGACGGAGTCCGAGCGCGGCCATCTTCTTGCCGACAGCGCGGGCGATCTCGCCACCGACATTCGCGTCGATCTCGTCGAAGACCATCAGCGGCGTCGCGTCCTGCTCCGCCAGCGCGCTCTTCACCGCCAGCATCACGCGGCTGATTTCACCACTGGATGCGATCTGCCGGAGTGGCTGCAGGGGCTCCCCGGGATTGGGACCGAAGAGAAATTCGATGCCCTCCAGGCCGGACGCTGCGGGCTCCTTGTGGGAAACCACCTCCA
Coding sequences within:
- a CDS encoding type II toxin-antitoxin system PrlF family antitoxin, yielding MTFSILRSRNQTTIPQAVIEALGLRPDVRLVYEIEPDGRVLLSAKTGTFASVAADLGRKMGSPSSSRTRRMR